A single genomic interval of Oceanithermus profundus DSM 14977 harbors:
- a CDS encoding glycerophosphodiester phosphodiesterase → MNRTLVIAHRGARSLAPENTLAAAEKGLEAGADLWETDVGVTADGVLILFHDDSLKRTTNAPEVYPDRAPWTFTEFTFAEIERLDAGSWFDRDDPFGQIAAGRVSPADQAAYVGLKVPTVEEALAFTRDHDWTVNIELKRLPAPLEDFPIVPRFFEVMDRVGIAPERVRLSSFEHRWLEEARALRPEVEVQALVGYYRDRPIDWDAVADYPTVNARAALTPPEKVRELVAAGKKVNLFTVNDTGEARAYIEAGASGLFTDFPQDLVPLARATAGKETP, encoded by the coding sequence GTGAACCGCACCCTCGTCATCGCGCACCGCGGCGCGCGCAGCCTCGCACCCGAAAACACGCTGGCGGCCGCAGAAAAGGGCCTCGAGGCCGGAGCCGACCTGTGGGAGACCGACGTGGGCGTGACCGCGGACGGCGTGCTCATCCTCTTCCACGACGACAGCCTGAAGCGCACCACCAACGCCCCCGAGGTCTACCCCGACCGCGCCCCCTGGACCTTCACCGAGTTCACCTTCGCCGAGATCGAACGCCTTGACGCCGGCAGCTGGTTCGACCGCGACGACCCCTTCGGCCAGATCGCCGCCGGCCGGGTAAGCCCCGCCGACCAGGCCGCCTACGTGGGCCTCAAGGTGCCCACGGTGGAGGAGGCGCTCGCCTTCACCCGCGACCACGACTGGACCGTGAACATCGAGCTGAAGCGGCTGCCGGCGCCGCTCGAGGACTTTCCCATCGTGCCCCGCTTCTTCGAGGTGATGGACCGGGTGGGCATCGCCCCCGAGCGGGTGCGGCTCTCCTCGTTCGAGCACCGCTGGCTCGAGGAGGCACGCGCCCTGCGGCCCGAGGTGGAGGTGCAGGCCCTGGTCGGCTACTACCGCGACCGGCCCATCGACTGGGACGCGGTGGCGGACTACCCGACGGTCAACGCCCGCGCGGCGCTGACGCCGCCGGAGAAGGTGCGCGAGCTGGTGGCGGCGGGCAAGAAGGTCAACCTCTTCACCGTCAACGACACAGGCGAAGCCAGAGCCTACATCGAGGCCGGCGCGAGCGGCCTCTTCACCGACTTCCCGCAGGACCTGGTGCCGCTGGCCCGCGCCACGGCCGGAAAGGAAACGCCATGA
- the nagZ gene encoding beta-N-acetylhexosaminidase, which produces MHAGRFVITGLPGTELPAELAALWRRYRVGGVILFRHNVAGPEQLRRLVADLLEVLGPEALISVDQEGGAVLRLPFLPSPPPGMSLGAADDPELARAVGAATARGLAAYGFNLNFAPVLDLNTNPANPVIAERSFGADPERASELALAWHEGHVQEGVATTGKHFPGHGDTTVDSHLGLPVVEKPLADLRRLELVPFARAAGRLPALMTAHIVYPELDGELPATLSRRILTGLLREEMGYDGVVVSDALNMRAIADRWGAPEAAVRSLAAGADLVMPLGGLELQAATLARIQTALDAGELDRGQMEASAGRVAALARAFPAGLGDYGEAQRTADRRLFAAAWTRGLTAVGDPAPPPEDACLRVVAQARPSGDGVSEAGASGAELARLLEGYWRVEPVFVGDVAEVPGLEVATDGCFKLLISNSRRLYPAAGWRWRPDLHVALWNPFAAARVPAPALVSYGFRAEALEAVLAWLRGEVPARGRMPAPLFGPGA; this is translated from the coding sequence ATGCACGCCGGCCGCTTCGTCATCACCGGCCTTCCCGGCACCGAGCTGCCCGCCGAACTGGCCGCCCTCTGGCGGCGCTACCGGGTGGGCGGGGTCATCCTCTTCCGCCACAACGTCGCCGGGCCCGAGCAGCTCCGGCGGCTGGTGGCCGATCTGCTGGAGGTCCTGGGACCCGAAGCCCTGATCAGCGTCGATCAGGAGGGCGGCGCGGTGCTGCGCCTGCCCTTCCTCCCCAGCCCCCCGCCGGGGATGAGCCTGGGCGCGGCGGACGACCCCGAACTGGCCCGCGCCGTGGGTGCGGCCACCGCTCGCGGGCTCGCCGCCTACGGCTTCAACCTCAACTTCGCGCCGGTGCTCGACCTCAACACCAACCCGGCGAACCCGGTGATCGCCGAGCGCTCCTTCGGGGCGGACCCCGAGCGCGCCAGCGAGCTGGCGCTCGCCTGGCACGAGGGGCACGTGCAAGAGGGCGTGGCCACGACGGGCAAGCACTTCCCCGGCCACGGCGACACCACGGTGGACTCGCACCTGGGCCTGCCGGTGGTGGAAAAGCCCCTCGCCGATCTGCGGCGGCTCGAGCTCGTGCCCTTCGCCCGTGCGGCGGGCCGCCTCCCGGCCCTTATGACCGCCCACATCGTCTACCCCGAGCTCGACGGCGAGCTGCCGGCGACGCTCTCGCGGCGGATCCTCACCGGTCTGTTGCGCGAGGAAATGGGCTACGACGGCGTCGTCGTCAGCGACGCGCTCAACATGCGCGCCATCGCGGACCGCTGGGGCGCGCCCGAGGCGGCGGTGCGTTCGCTCGCCGCCGGGGCCGACCTGGTGATGCCGCTGGGCGGCCTCGAGCTGCAGGCGGCGACGCTGGCGCGCATTCAGACCGCGCTCGACGCCGGCGAACTCGATCGGGGGCAGATGGAGGCCAGCGCCGGGCGCGTCGCCGCCTTGGCCCGCGCCTTCCCGGCCGGGCTGGGGGACTACGGTGAAGCGCAGCGGACCGCCGACCGCCGCCTCTTCGCAGCGGCCTGGACCCGCGGCCTGACCGCGGTGGGCGACCCCGCCCCGCCGCCGGAGGACGCCTGCCTGCGGGTGGTGGCCCAGGCGCGCCCGAGCGGCGACGGCGTTTCCGAGGCCGGCGCCAGCGGGGCCGAGCTGGCCAGGCTGCTGGAGGGTTACTGGAGGGTCGAACCCGTCTTCGTGGGCGACGTCGCCGAGGTTCCGGGGCTGGAGGTCGCGACGGACGGCTGTTTCAAGCTGCTCATCTCCAACAGCCGCCGCCTGTATCCGGCGGCTGGCTGGCGCTGGCGGCCCGATTTGCACGTGGCCCTGTGGAACCCCTTCGCCGCCGCGCGGGTGCCCGCCCCGGCGCTCGTCAGCTACGGTTTCCGCGCCGAAGCGCTCGAGGCGGTGCTCGCCTGGCTGCGCGGCGAGGTCCCGGCCCGCGGCCGTATGCCCGCGCCGCTCTTCGGTCCGGGGGCGTAG
- a CDS encoding response regulator, whose amino-acid sequence MIRVFLVDDHPVVRAGVRYILERSGEVTVVGEAISGEEALDKLTKADSEADIAILDLSLPGIDGIACARRLKEVRPNLKLLALSMHEEAEYAERFLAAGGSGYLGKSSIEYELMDAVKALARGEHYVPQDLLYAMIQHRQEKPEPTPEVLTERERSVVRGIAMGMTYKQIAADLELSEKTVATYRERAASKLGLSSRAALTRWALEVGLLDGD is encoded by the coding sequence ATGATTCGGGTTTTTCTCGTCGACGACCACCCGGTGGTGCGCGCCGGAGTTCGGTACATCCTCGAGCGCTCCGGGGAAGTTACGGTCGTAGGCGAAGCGATCTCGGGCGAGGAAGCGCTAGACAAACTCACCAAAGCGGACAGCGAAGCCGACATCGCCATCCTCGACCTTTCCCTCCCCGGCATCGACGGCATCGCCTGTGCCCGCCGACTGAAGGAAGTTCGCCCCAACCTCAAGCTTCTCGCCCTTTCCATGCACGAGGAGGCCGAATACGCCGAGCGTTTCCTCGCCGCGGGCGGATCCGGCTACCTAGGCAAGAGCAGCATCGAGTACGAACTGATGGACGCGGTCAAGGCCCTGGCCCGCGGCGAGCATTACGTACCTCAGGATCTGCTCTACGCCATGATCCAGCACCGGCAGGAAAAGCCCGAGCCTACGCCCGAGGTCCTCACGGAACGCGAGCGCTCTGTGGTGCGGGGGATCGCCATGGGGATGACCTACAAGCAGATTGCCGCCGACCTGGAGTTGAGCGAGAAAACGGTGGCAACGTACCGGGAGCGGGCCGCCTCGAAACTGGGCCTAAGCTCCAGGGCTGCACTGACACGCTGGGCCCTTGAGGTGGGCCTCCTCGACGGGGACTGA
- a CDS encoding sensor histidine kinase: MPRRNVSLRTKLLGIVAVTFAIVGGGLWLSAYVILSDQANHALDARIEGLSKSLAGELTDYVLMNDLYTVRRILKRAQRQHPDLAYAYLLSPGGSLLTHTFDGGFPNTLLELGQRERIASEAGTVRQRQVKLLGGQAGSLWLGVYENVALNGVRRTLANLALALLLGGLAAALVAGRMTKAFLAPVRGMVAAVESLENGKRARVPVPNDELGVLGRALERFSETARRRSLELRTLNLLGQRLNKTLDPQEMLRATLNTLVETRWFSCAEALSPATERGSLLRVGCKVPPSECPALRQLQLGRPVEGFQTLGINDEVVLALSGGTASEAFLAAVADYLRNGLERARVHEHIREKELERRRLLQAVLRAQEEERGRIAKDLHDQVGQSLTALRLGLEALEPAPPTLHALKHLVETTLSDVRRIGRELRPAALDELGLEAALKRMVQEMTDFAEIESDVFVHCSHPLPPELETVLYRVAQEALTNVVRHARARHVSVLLKEHNRHVQLVVEDDGIGFDPRRVGESSSGLIGMRERIELAGGELVVESTEGKGTSVYARVPLPAEVRA; the protein is encoded by the coding sequence ATGCCGCGCCGTAACGTCAGCCTGCGCACCAAGCTCCTAGGGATCGTCGCGGTTACCTTTGCCATCGTAGGGGGCGGCCTGTGGCTTTCCGCTTACGTCATCCTCAGCGATCAGGCCAACCATGCGCTCGACGCTCGCATCGAAGGCCTGTCGAAGAGCCTGGCCGGCGAGCTCACCGACTACGTGCTGATGAACGACCTCTACACGGTGCGGCGCATCCTCAAACGCGCCCAACGGCAGCATCCCGACTTGGCCTACGCCTACCTGCTGAGCCCCGGCGGCAGCCTGCTTACCCATACCTTCGACGGGGGTTTCCCGAACACGCTCCTCGAACTGGGGCAGCGGGAACGAATCGCCAGTGAAGCGGGTACGGTGCGGCAGCGGCAGGTCAAACTGCTCGGAGGGCAGGCAGGCAGCCTCTGGCTCGGCGTATACGAAAACGTCGCGCTGAACGGCGTGCGCCGCACCCTGGCCAACCTTGCCCTGGCCCTGCTTCTGGGGGGTCTTGCCGCCGCGCTGGTAGCGGGGCGCATGACCAAGGCTTTTCTCGCACCGGTACGCGGCATGGTCGCCGCGGTGGAGAGCCTGGAAAACGGCAAGCGCGCGCGGGTCCCGGTGCCGAACGACGAGCTGGGCGTCCTTGGGAGGGCCCTGGAGCGATTCTCCGAAACCGCCCGGCGGAGGTCGCTCGAGCTGAGGACCCTCAACCTGCTGGGTCAGCGCCTCAACAAAACGCTGGACCCCCAGGAGATGCTCCGGGCCACCCTGAACACGCTGGTGGAAACCCGCTGGTTTTCCTGCGCCGAGGCCTTGAGTCCCGCAACCGAGAGAGGCTCCCTCCTACGCGTGGGGTGTAAGGTTCCGCCCTCGGAGTGCCCGGCGCTGCGGCAACTGCAATTGGGCCGGCCCGTTGAGGGCTTCCAAACGCTCGGGATCAACGACGAGGTCGTGCTCGCGCTCTCGGGAGGCACGGCCAGCGAAGCTTTCTTGGCGGCGGTGGCCGACTACCTCAGGAACGGGCTCGAGCGGGCGCGGGTGCACGAACACATTCGGGAAAAGGAGCTGGAACGCCGCCGTCTGCTCCAGGCGGTACTCAGGGCACAGGAGGAGGAACGAGGACGCATAGCCAAAGACCTGCACGATCAGGTAGGGCAGTCGCTGACCGCCCTCAGGCTGGGACTCGAGGCGCTGGAACCGGCGCCGCCAACGCTGCATGCCCTAAAGCACCTCGTGGAGACGACGCTTTCCGACGTGCGCCGCATCGGCCGAGAGTTGCGCCCCGCAGCCCTCGACGAGCTGGGCCTTGAAGCCGCCCTTAAGCGGATGGTCCAGGAGATGACCGACTTCGCGGAAATCGAGAGCGATGTCTTCGTGCATTGCAGCCACCCGCTGCCGCCCGAACTCGAGACTGTGCTCTACCGGGTCGCCCAAGAAGCGCTCACCAACGTCGTCCGCCACGCCCGCGCGCGGCACGTTTCGGTGCTGCTCAAGGAACACAACCGCCACGTCCAGCTGGTTGTCGAAGACGACGGGATAGGCTTCGATCCCCGGCGGGTGGGCGAGAGCAGCAGCGGCCTGATCGGCATGCGTGAACGCATCGAGCTGGCCGGGGGTGAACTGGTCGTTGAAAGCACGGAGGGCAAGGGGACGTCGGTCTACGCCCGTGTCCCCCTCCCGGCGGAGGTCAGGGCATGA
- a CDS encoding PhnD/SsuA/transferrin family substrate-binding protein: protein MRRIAVLFLLVLAGCSPQLPSVRLGELDPSVPEVRVPDSGEALVVAVAGMLSPRASEPYRRLAGALAEKLGRDVVVLQRRTYSDVLELLREGTAQVGFLCTLAAGKGVSEGYLRAVAAGVPYEYAPYRSVILTRTAMQVQRLEDLANHRFAFVDPLSNTGFAWPQRFFRNRGVDARTFFSQTVFTYSHDRSIRALLDGFVDAAAVDGIVYFGLLKEDPGLGRELRVFWESPEDPPPPLVVRSDLPETQVRGLLAALTSLDNSLLSPLHIARFTPTDSAPYRRVWAQFLEEQHAAP, encoded by the coding sequence ATGCGCCGAATCGCTGTTCTCTTCCTGCTGGTCCTGGCGGGGTGCTCTCCGCAACTCCCGAGCGTCCGGCTGGGAGAGCTCGATCCCTCCGTTCCCGAGGTGCGCGTTCCCGACAGCGGGGAGGCGCTGGTCGTGGCGGTGGCTGGGATGCTCTCGCCCCGGGCTTCGGAACCCTACCGCCGCCTCGCCGGCGCGCTGGCCGAAAAACTAGGGCGCGACGTGGTGGTCCTTCAGCGCCGCACCTACTCCGACGTGCTCGAGCTGCTGCGGGAGGGCACGGCGCAGGTGGGGTTCCTCTGCACGCTGGCGGCAGGGAAAGGCGTTTCCGAAGGCTACCTGCGCGCCGTCGCCGCCGGGGTCCCCTATGAATACGCCCCCTACCGCTCGGTGATCCTCACCCGCACCGCGATGCAGGTGCAAAGGCTTGAGGACCTGGCGAATCACCGCTTCGCCTTCGTGGACCCGCTTTCCAACACCGGTTTCGCCTGGCCACAGCGGTTCTTCCGGAACCGGGGCGTGGACGCCCGTACCTTTTTCTCGCAAACCGTCTTCACCTATTCACACGACCGTTCCATTCGCGCGTTGCTCGACGGGTTCGTCGACGCCGCAGCGGTTGATGGAATCGTGTACTTCGGCCTCCTCAAAGAAGACCCTGGGCTCGGGCGGGAGTTGCGGGTGTTCTGGGAAAGCCCCGAGGATCCACCCCCGCCTTTGGTCGTACGCTCCGATCTACCTGAAACGCAGGTGCGCGGCCTGCTCGCAGCCCTCACCTCGCTCGACAACAGCCTGTTGAGCCCCCTGCACATCGCCCGGTTCACACCCACGGACTCTGCACCCTACCGGCGGGTCTGGGCGCAGTTCCTGGAGGAGCAACATGCCGCGCCGTAA
- a CDS encoding 4Fe-4S dicluster domain-containing protein, translated as MANHEDRRDFLEKVASAVFAGMVLGGAKVEAQRPDSGVEPTPPPPFKIGAEAQEDVLLRMQRDLQRALTKPIDQRRWGMVIDTRKCVGCHACTVGCVMENKLPPGVVYRPVIDMEVGEYPNVDRRFLPRPCMQCDKPPCVPVCPVGATWKRKDGIVEIDYDACIGCRYCITACPYSARTFDFGENWTDAAAAGKDGPLALETGRIYEELPNFEYGETWERGEGIIPQSPVGNARKCTFCIHRVEKGVLPMCATTCIGRATFFGDFNDPESLVSELIARNNAVRLKEELGTEPKVYYLV; from the coding sequence ATGGCCAACCACGAGGACCGACGCGATTTTTTAGAGAAGGTGGCCTCTGCCGTTTTCGCCGGCATGGTGCTTGGCGGGGCGAAGGTCGAGGCGCAGCGTCCCGACAGCGGTGTCGAACCGACGCCGCCACCGCCCTTCAAGATTGGTGCGGAGGCCCAGGAGGACGTGCTGCTGCGCATGCAGCGCGACCTGCAACGGGCGCTTACGAAACCAATCGATCAGCGCAGGTGGGGTATGGTCATCGACACCCGCAAGTGCGTGGGCTGCCATGCCTGCACCGTAGGGTGCGTGATGGAGAACAAGCTTCCGCCCGGCGTGGTTTACCGCCCCGTCATCGACATGGAGGTCGGCGAGTATCCGAACGTGGACCGCAGGTTCCTGCCGCGGCCCTGCATGCAGTGCGACAAACCGCCGTGCGTGCCCGTATGTCCAGTGGGAGCGACCTGGAAGCGCAAGGACGGCATCGTCGAGATCGACTACGACGCTTGCATTGGCTGCCGTTACTGCATCACCGCCTGCCCTTACAGTGCCCGCACCTTCGATTTCGGCGAAAACTGGACCGACGCCGCCGCTGCCGGAAAGGACGGTCCGCTGGCGCTGGAGACGGGTCGCATCTACGAGGAGCTGCCCAACTTCGAATACGGAGAGACCTGGGAGCGTGGCGAGGGCATAATCCCGCAAAGCCCGGTGGGCAATGCCCGCAAGTGCACCTTCTGCATTCACCGCGTCGAGAAAGGCGTACTGCCCATGTGCGCGACCACCTGCATCGGCCGCGCCACCTTTTTTGGCGACTTCAACGATCCCGAATCGCTGGTTTCCGAGCTGATCGCGCGCAACAACGCCGTTCGGCTCAAAGAAGAGCTGGGTACGGAGCCGAAGGTCTACTACCTGGTCTAG
- the nrfD gene encoding NrfD/PsrC family molybdoenzyme membrane anchor subunit: MVQKKYPYGWLSVVGWVAWLALAVFGGWGLIDRFLYGHRLADYSSYVPWGHWVAAYIYFIGLSAGAFLLSSLVYVFGVRQLERIAKLSLFTAIVTLLMALVTIWFDLGHLERFFYVFTRPNFHSMMAWMVWLYTAYFILLVVELYYAIRKDAVSDTGLKARYQRYLTWLGGVGIPLAVAFHGGVGALFATVIARDLWHTPIYPILFLTGALLSGGALMTVVVAYFWPNRSPAWRETVTYLGKVVLGLLLLDALLEWAEYSIPMWYGIGAEYDKLMYVLFGPFWWNFWIVHVLLGVLVPLVLLVGYRKPWGIALASLLITVTFFAVRLNLVIPGLVFPELRGLERSYTDPVPPVNRLSFDYLPSVFEWQIFFGVIAMGIALFYIGYRWLALVTDKEVA; encoded by the coding sequence ATGGTACAGAAGAAATACCCTTACGGATGGTTGTCGGTGGTGGGCTGGGTAGCCTGGCTGGCCCTAGCCGTGTTCGGTGGGTGGGGCCTGATCGATCGGTTCCTCTACGGCCACCGGCTGGCGGACTACAGTTCGTACGTGCCCTGGGGGCACTGGGTGGCGGCCTACATCTACTTCATCGGGCTTTCCGCCGGCGCTTTCCTGCTTTCCAGCCTGGTCTACGTTTTCGGGGTGAGGCAGCTCGAGCGCATCGCCAAGCTTTCGCTGTTCACGGCGATCGTCACCCTGCTTATGGCGCTGGTCACGATCTGGTTCGACCTGGGGCACCTCGAACGCTTCTTCTACGTCTTCACCCGCCCCAACTTCCACTCCATGATGGCTTGGATGGTCTGGTTGTACACGGCCTACTTCATTCTGCTTGTGGTCGAGCTCTACTACGCGATCCGAAAGGACGCCGTCAGCGACACCGGGCTCAAGGCGCGCTACCAGCGTTACCTCACCTGGTTGGGCGGGGTCGGCATTCCGCTGGCGGTTGCGTTTCACGGCGGGGTTGGCGCCCTCTTCGCCACCGTCATCGCCCGTGACCTTTGGCATACGCCGATCTACCCAATTCTTTTCCTCACCGGCGCGCTGCTCTCGGGCGGGGCGTTGATGACCGTGGTGGTCGCGTACTTCTGGCCCAACCGCTCCCCCGCCTGGCGGGAAACGGTGACCTACCTGGGCAAGGTGGTGCTGGGCCTGCTGCTGCTCGATGCGCTGCTCGAGTGGGCCGAGTACTCCATCCCGATGTGGTACGGCATCGGCGCCGAGTACGACAAGCTCATGTACGTCCTTTTCGGCCCGTTCTGGTGGAACTTCTGGATCGTGCACGTGCTGCTTGGCGTGTTGGTTCCGCTGGTCCTGCTGGTGGGGTACCGGAAGCCTTGGGGAATCGCCCTGGCCAGCCTGTTGATTACCGTGACCTTCTTCGCGGTGCGCCTGAACTTGGTCATCCCCGGACTCGTCTTCCCCGAGCTCAGGGGGCTCGAGCGCAGCTACACCGACCCCGTTCCCCCGGTGAACCGTCTGAGCTTCGACTACCTGCCCTCGGTCTTCGAATGGCAGATCTTCTTCGGCGTGATCGCCATGGGGATCGCGCTCTTCTACATCGGCTACCGCTGGTTGGCGCTCGTAACCGACAAGGAGGTGGCATGA